The proteins below come from a single Clupea harengus chromosome 21, Ch_v2.0.2, whole genome shotgun sequence genomic window:
- the trim63a gene encoding E3 ubiquitin-protein ligase TRIM63a: protein MEIQTGQIVRPPSPMEDLEKQLSCPICLEMFTKPVVILPCQHNLCRGCANDLYDSRNPYHYSGGIFRCPTCRFEVVLDRHGVYGLQRNLLVENIIDIYKQQLESSSNNLEPPLKPKDTKQSMCKEHEDEKINIYCITCQIPTCSMCKVFGQHKDCEVSTLDSVYQGQKTELRNSLDMLVAGNSSLQATLNQMDDNCKIIQENAELQKRHLGEQFDLLYATMEERKGQLLDSITQEQDEKVAVLRSLVEQYKGQLEASTRLMDTASQSMNNTNVPEFLVSVKTLITDAKDTAKRSLLERPEPGFEKMDHFTLFTEDVEVILAQMDFGIDEEEFEECEENEEEEEEEEEEEEEEEE from the coding sequence ATGGAGATCCAAACTGGTCAGATAGTCCGACCTCCGAGCCCCATGGAGGACCTGGAGAAGCAGCTGAGCTGCCCAATCTGCCTGGAAATGTTCACCAAGCCGGTGGTCATCCTGCCTTGCCAGCACAACTTGTGCCGTGGCTGTGCCAATGACCTCTACGACTCCCGCAACCCCTACCACTACTCCGGGGGCATCTTCCGCTGCCCAACCTGCCGCTTTGAGGTGGTGCTGGACCGGCACGGCGTCTACGGCCTGCAGAGGAATCTGCTGGTGGAGAACATCATTGACATCTATAAGCAGCAGCTggagagcagcagcaacaacctTGAGCCACCACTGAAGCCAAAAGACACCAAGCAGTCCATGTGTAAAGAGCACGAGGATGAGAAGATCAACATCTACTGTATCACCTGCCAAATTCCTACATGCTCCATGTGCAAGGTGTTTGGCCAGCATAAGGACTGTGAAGTCTCCACACTGGATAGTGTCTACCAGGGGCAGAAGACAGAGCTCAGGAACTCCCTGGACATGTTGGTGGCCGGGAACAGCAGTTTGCAGGCCACACTCAACCAGATGGATGACAATTGCAAGATCATCCAGGAGAATGCGGAGCTGCAGAAGAGGCATCTTGGGGAGCAGTTTGATCTGCTGTATGCCACCATGGAGGAACGCAAGGGTCAGCTGCTGGACAGCATCACACAGGAGCAGGACGAGAAGGTGGCCGTGCTGCGGTCGCTGGTGGAGCAGTACAAGGGGCAGCTGGAGGCCAGCACCAGGCTGATGGACACCGCCTCCCAGAGCATGAACAACACCAACGTGCCGGAGTTCTTGGTCTCTGTGAAGACGCTGATCACTGATGCTAAAGATACAGCCAAGCGATCCCTCCTGGAAAGGCCCGAACCTGGCTTTGAGAAGATGGACCATTTCACGTTGTTCACTGAAGATGTTGAAGTAATCCTTGCACAAATGGACTTTGGAATTGATGAGGAAGAGTTTGAGGAGTGTGAAGaaaatgaagaggaggaggaggaggaggaggaggaggaggaggaagaagaggaatga
- the LOC105896536 gene encoding lectin-like codes for MMFRPILVITLVILGLHEGNTGDLVAQCGPLSKPGWSDLGSYCVKYFPNRVPFDQAEMLCRRESSHLISIHDRVTNDAVQRLTLSKMVWIGGIKLPNCGQFIWTDGSSFDYTNWAPGQPDGRSICLQMNWKTPGTWDDTRCHDELGYVCAFKIDKGCRQY; via the exons ATGATGTTCAGACCGATACTGGTGATAACTCTTGTGATTCTGGGCCTCCATGAGGGGAACACAG GTGACTTGGTGGCTCAATGTGGCCCACTAAGTAAACCGGGATGGTCCGACTTGGGGTCTTATTGTGTTAAATACTTTCCAAATCGAGTCCCATTTGATCAAGCTGAG ATGTTGTGCAGAAGAGAATCTTCCCATCTCATCTCAATTCATGATCGTGTAACCAATGATGCCGTGCAAAGGCTCACTCTGTCAAAGATGGTCTGGATTGGAGGAATAAAGCTGCCTAAT tgtggtCAGTTTATTTGGACTGATGGGTCAAGTTTCGATTACACCAACTGGGCCCCTGGACAACCCGATGGCAGGTCTATCTGTCTGCAGATGAACTGGAAGA CTCCTGGCACGTGGGACGATACCCGATGCCATGACGAGCTAGGATATGTCTGTGCCTTCAAGATAGACAAAGGATGCCGCCAGTATTGA
- the mlpha gene encoding LOW QUALITY PROTEIN: melanophilin a (The sequence of the model RefSeq protein was modified relative to this genomic sequence to represent the inferred CDS: deleted 2 bases in 1 codon) has product MDKKLDLTPLTDEEAKHIWEVIQRDFNLRKNEEERLGELKTKLEKEDNKRELLTSQSSLSESHCIHCLQPFNFLLNSKRQCLDCQLHTCKACSRYSKKDHGWVCDPCRMGRLLKIGTVGWYHDNVRTRFKRFGSAKVMRSLCKRLNEEGPQEDDTVSMPDVRSAYNGHDDEYLDATEAQRYKMMRKQKRLLSVHPTDFDMDEYLSHSRRQSVQYIQEERGSRNDPDYSAEMYHQHRMNRRMSLDRYTRPDEGADNRMVRARSLSKINGPLPQRQIYLDTSEEEEGFRYPVYQLPQLPPRRRSRASSQENVNQPPPINELNKRMSAIESLLNRLEEKISPEPLPATPVQQQVEAEKLRKKLDELMSDRGLSSDEEDPRREASSQEALRKTSLLVAPTPKEAASSSSSDEEPTEAQKRSSAAALCDITTQILRTINATEKALTDLNPSMPKDRPQLAGTDVRQAEAYRELEENVYMTTGKSFAVEKKLQSLELSTRNQYGCMTDSELSELEDQLAKTAAKVQSTESEVSDIENKIAALSNTGVPTERTKKKIMSTSQRRKISQDVTTKPSIGSGFLRKRSINL; this is encoded by the exons ATGGACAAGAAGCTGGACTTGACCCCGCTGACAGATGAAGAGGCCAAGCACATCTGGGAGGTGATCCAGAGAGACTTCAATCTCAGGAAGAACGAAGAGGAGAGGCTGGG GGAACTGAAGACCAAGCTTGAGAAGGAGGACAATAAAAGGGAGCTGCTCACTTCCCAGTCTAGTCTGTCGGAGTCCCACTGCATCCACTGTCTACAACCATTCAATTTCCTATTGAACAGCAAACGCCAGTGTTTGGACTGCCAGCTACACACTTGCAAGGCGTGCAGTCGCTACAGCAAGAAGGACCATGGATGGGTCTGTGACCCTTGCCGCATGGGCAG GCTTCTGAAGATTGGAACAGTAGGGTGGTACCATGATAATGTACGCACCCGCTTCAAACGTTTTGGCAGTGCCAAGGTGATGAGGTCACTGTGTAAAAGGCTGAACGAAGAGG ggCCCCAAGAGGACGACACCGTCAGCATGCCCGATGTCCGCA GTGCTTATAATGGCCATGACGATGAGTACCTGGACGCGACTGAGGCGCAGCGGTACAAAATG ATGAGGAAACAGAAACGCCTTCTGTCTGTCCACCCAACGGATTTTGATATGGATGAGTATTTGAGCCACTCACGCCGACAATCTGTGCAG TATATTCAAGAGGAAAGAGGTTCACGGAATGACCCGGACTACAGTGCCGAGATGTATCACCAACATCGCATGAACCGCAGGATGAGCCTGGATAGATACACGAGACCAG ATGAAGGTGCTGATAACAGGATGGTGCGAGCGCGCTCCCTCTCCAAGATCAATGGCCCTCTGCCCCAGCGGCAGATCTACCTGGACAcgtctgaggaggaggaagggttCCGTTACCCCGTCTACCAGTTACCCCAGCTGCCCCCCCGCAGGCGCAGTAGAGCCTCCTCACAGGAGAACGTCAACCAGCCTccgccg ATAAATGAACTGAACAAGCGCATGTCTGCCATCGAGAGCCTGCTGAATCGATTGGAGGAGAAGATCAGCCCTGAA CCTCTCCCGGCCACACCAGTGCAGCAGCAGGTGGAGGCTGAGAAGCTGCGGAAGAAGTTAGATGAGCTGATGAGTGACAGAGGTCTCTCGTCCGATGAGGAGGACCCCCGAAGAGAGGCCTCCAGCCAAGAGGCCCTGAGA AAGACTAGTCTACTGGTGGCCCCCACTCCAAAAGAGGcagcctccagctcctccagcgatGAGGAGCCTACAGAGGCTCAGAAG AGATCCTCTGCGGCGGCCCTTTGTGACATCACAACTCAGATTCTAAGAACCATTAATGCAACCGAAAAAGCACTGACTGACTTGAACCCCTCAATGCCTAAAGACAGACCTCAGTTAGCCGGGACAGATGTCAGGCAAGCAGAGGCTTACAGAGAGCTTGAGGAAAAT GTGTACATGACAACAGGTAAGTCCTTCGCCGTGGAGAAGAAGCTGCAGAGTTTGGAACTGAGTACTAGAAACCAGTACGGCTGTATGACTGACTCAGAGCTATCGGAACTGGAGGACCAGTTGGCCAAGACTGCAGCCAAAGTCCAGTCCACAGAGAGCGAG GTGTCAGATATTGAGAATAAGATAGCTGCTCTCAGCAATACAGGAGTTCCTACAGAGAGGACAAAGAAGAAG ATAATGAGCACATCACAAAGAAGAAAAATTTCTCAAGATGTAACAACAA AACCCAGTATTGGCTCAGGATTTCTCAGGAAAAGGTCAATTAACTTGTGA